The DNA segment CGGGTGCTCGCCGTCGTCGGCCCCTGGATCGACGGCTGCGCCGCGGCCGGCTTCGACGCCGTCGAGCCGGACAACCTGGACAGCTGGACCCGGTCCGCCGGGCTGCTGGACGCGGACGACGCCGTCGCCATGGCCGGCTTGCTGGTCGACCGGGCGCACGCCGCCGGGCTCGCGATCGCGCAGAAGAACGCCCCCGAGCTGGCCGACGACGACCTCGGGTTCGACTACGCGGTCGCCGAGGACTGCGCCGCGTTCGACGAGTGCGCGGTCTACACCGACGTCTACCCGAGCGTGCTGGACGTCGAGTACACCGACGCCGGCTTCGCCCGGGCCTGCGGGCTGTCCGACCTGAGCGTGCAGCGACGCGACCTCGACGTCACCCGGCCCGGCGACCCGGGCTACGTCGCGGCGTGGTGCCCCGCGCGCTGAGCCGTCGTGTAGCGCGGCCGGCCGACGAGGTCGGGGTTGTCGGCGACGCCGGTCCACCCGCCGGCGCTGCGGACCAGGGCCGGCAGCGCGCCGCCCTGCTGGTCGGCGTGCTCGATGCCCAGCCACCCGCCGGGTCGCACCAGCCGGGCCGCGGTGACCAGCAGACCGCGGACGACGTCCAGGCCGTCCGGGCCGCCCCACAGCGCCAGCGGCGGGTCGTGGTCGGCCACCTCGCGGGGCAGCCGGGCGTCGTCGGGGACGTAGGGCGGGTTGGAGACGACGACGTCCACCGCGCCGTCGAGCTCGCGCAGCAGCCCGGGATTGGTCATGTCCCCGGCCAGCACCTCGACCGGGGTGTCGCCGGCCGCGGCCCGGGTGCCGGCGTTGAGCCGGGTCCACTCGATCGCCGCGGTGTCCCGCTCCACGGCCACCACCCGGGCGCCTGGGTGTTCGGCGGCCACCGACAGGGCGATGGCCCCGGAGCCGCTGCCCAGGTCGACCACGGTCGGCGCGGTCAGGCCGGCGATCCGCTCGAGCACCCAGCCGGCGATCTGCTCGGTCTCCGGGCGGGGCACGAACACACCCGGCCCGACGGCGAGCTCCAGGTGCCGGAACGGCGCGGTGCCGGTGAGGTGCTGCAGCGGCACCCGCGATGCCCGCTGGTCCAGCAGCCCGGCGAACCGGCCGGCCCCGTCGGCGGGCACCTCGTCCAGCGTCAGCAGCCGGGCGCGGGGCACCCCCAGCGCGTGCGCGAGCAGCAGCTCGGCGTCCACCCGGGGCGACTCGACGCCGGCCTCGGCCAGCCGGCGGGCGGCCTCGGTGAGCAGGGTGCGTGCGCTCAGGAGCCGGCCGCCAGCAGCTCGGCGGTGTGCGCGGCGGTCAGCGCGTCGAGCACCGGGTCCAGCTCGCCGTCCAGCACGGCGTCCAGGTTGTGCGCCTTGAAGCCGACCCGGTGGTCGGAGATCCGGTTCTCCGGGTAGTTGTAGGTGCGCACCCGCTCGCTGCGGTCGACCGTGCGCACCTGGCTGCGCCGCTGGTCCGAGGCGGTCGCGGCGGCCTCCTCGCGGGCGGCCGCCAGCAGCCGCGACCGGAGCACCCGCAGCGCGGACTCGCGGTTCTGCAGCTGGCTCTTCTCGTTCTGCGAGCTGACCACGATGCCGGTGGGCAGGTGGGTGATCCGGACGGCGGAGTCGGTGGTGTTCACGCTCTGCCCGCCCGGTCCCGACGAGCGGAAGACGTCGATCCGCAGGTCGTTGGGGTCGACGCTGACGTCGACCTCCTCGGCCTCGGGCAGGACGAGCACGCCGGCAGCGGAGGTGTGGATCCGGCCCTGTGACTCGGTCACCGGCACCCGCTGCACGCGGTGCACACCGGCCTCGAACTTCAGCCGGGAGAAGATGCCCTCGTCGGTGCGCGACTTGATCGCCACCGCGACGTCCTTGTACCCGCCCAGCTCGGCGTCGACGGCCTCCAGCACCTCGGTCGACCAGCCGCGGCGCTCGGCGTACCGCAGGTACATCCGCAGCAGGTCACCGGCGAACAGCGCGGACTCCGCGCCGCCCTCCCCCGCCTTGATCTCGAGGATGACGTCCTTGTCGTCGTCGGGGTCCTTGGGCAGCAGCAGCTCGGTCAGCCGGGCGGTCAGCTCGGTGACCGTGGCCTCCAGCTGCTCGGCCTCCCGGGCGAAGGAGGCGTCCTCGTCGGCGAGCTCCCGGGCGGTGCCCAGGTCGTCGCGGGCGGCGTCCAGGGCGCGGACGGTCTCCACCACCGGGGCGAGCGCGGCGTAACGCCGTCCCAGCCGGCGGGCGCGGCCGGCGTCGGCGTGCACCGCTGGGTCGGCCAGCTCGGCCTCCAGCTCCCGGTGCTCGGCGAGCAGGCCGGCGAGCCGGTCGCCGCCGGTCTCGGCACTGCTCACGGGCACTCCTCGTGTGCTTGATCGCGCGAAAGCGCGGGAGGTGCAGCGGGCGGACATGACGACGGCGCCCGCGCCGCCCCGGTGCAGGGCGGCGCGGGCGCCGTCGGGAGTGCTACTTGTCGGCGGGAGCGCCGGCGTTGCGCTTGCCGAACCGCTTCTCGAAGCGGGCGACGCGGCCACCGGTGTCCAGGATGCGCTGCTTGCCCGTGTAGAACGGGTGGCAGGCCGAGCAGGTCTCGACGGTCATGGTGCCGCCGGCCGCCGTGCTCTTGGTGGTGAACGTGTTGCCGCAACCGCACGTCACGGTGGTGACGTGGTAGTCCGGGTGGATGTCGGCCTTCATGCCGGTGCACCCTCTCTCTGGTCTCAGGATCTGTGGTCAGGACGCCGCAGCGCAGAGCGCGGCGCAGGCTCGATCGCCCAGTGTACGGGCTAGTCCTTCTCGCCCACGCCGAGCGTGGTCTTCTGCACCTGCATGAGGAACTCGATGTTGTTGCGGGTCTTCCGCATCCGGTCGAGCAGCAGCTCCAGCGCCTGCTGGGGCTCCAGCGCCGACAGCACCCGGCGGAGCTTGATCACGATGGCCAGCTCGTCGGGCGAGAGGAGGATCTCCTCCTTGCGGGTGCTGGAGGCGTTCACGTCGACGGCGGGGAAGACCCGCTTGTCGGCCAGCCGCCGGTCCAGCTTGAGCTCCGCGTTACCGGTGCCCTTGAACTCCTCGAAGATGACGGTGTCCATGGTGGACCCCGTCTCGACCAGCGCCGAGGCGATGATCGTCAGCGAGCCGCCGTTCTCGATGTTGCGGGCGGCACCGAGGAAGCGCTTGGGCGGGTACAGCGCCGTGGAGTCGACACCACCGGACAGGATGCGCCCGCTGGCGGGGGCCGCCAGGTTGTAGGCGCGGCCGAGCCGGGTGATCGAGTCGAGCAGGACGACGACGTCGTGGCCCATCTCGACCAGGCGCTTGGCCCGCTCGATGGACAGCTCGGCGACCGTGGTGTGGTCGGCCGGCGGCCGGTCGAAGGTCGAGGCGATGACCTCGCCCTTCACCGAGCGCTGCATGTCGGTGACCTCCTCGGGCCGCTCGTCGACGAGCACGACCATGAGGTGGACCTCGGGGTTGTTCGTCGAGATCGCGTTGGCGATCGACTGCAGCACCATCGTCTTGCCGGCCTTCGGCGGGCTGACGATGAGGGCGCGCTGGCCCTTCCCGATGGGCATGACCAGGTCCATGATCCGGGTCGTCATCAGGTGCGACTCGGTCTCCAGCCGCAGGCGCTCCTGCGGGTAGAGCGGCGTCAGCTTGGTGAACTCGGGGCGGTTGCGCGCCTGCTCCGGGTCCAGGCCGTTGACCGAGTCCAGCCGGACCAGGGCGTTGTACTTGTCCTTGCGCTCGCCCTCGCGGGGCTGGCGGACGGCGCCGGTGATCGCGTCACCGCGGCGCAGGCCGTAGCGGCGCACCTGCGACAGCGAGACGTAGACGTCGTTCGGGCCGGTGAGGTACCCCGAGGTGCGGACGAACGCGTAGCTGTCCAGCACGTCCAGGATCCCGGCCACCGGCAGCAGGACGTCGTCCTCGCTGACGGTCGGCTCGCCCTGCTCGAACCGCTCGCGACCGGCGGGGGCGTTGCCACCGCGGCGGTTGCGGTCCCGGTAGCGGCGACCCCGGCGGCCGCGGCCGCCACCGTCGAAGTCGTCGTCGTCCTCGTCGGTGCGCGTCTCGGGCCGGGGCTCGTTCCGGGTCTCGCTGCGGCCGGCGTCGGTGCGGTTGCCGTCGCGGCCGCCGTCCCGGGGGCCGTCGCTGCGGTTGCCGTCGCGGGCACCCTCGGTGCGGTTGCCGTCGCGGCCACCGTCCCGGGGGCCGTCGCTGCGGTTGCCGTCGCGGCCACCGTCGTTGCGGTTGCGGCCGCCGCGGTTGCCGCTGGGCTCACCGTCGCCGCGGTTGCGACCGCCGCGCTCCTCGCCGTCCCGCTCGGCCCGGTTGCCGTCGCGGGGAGCACGCTCCTCGCGCTCGGCGGTCTCGCGGGGGGCGCGCTCGGCACCGTCGCGGGGCGCACGCTCCGCGCCGTCGCGGGGGGCGCGCTCGCCGGCCTCGCGGGGTGCCCGCTCGGCGCGGTCCCGGTTGCGGCCGCGCTGCGGGCGCTCGGTCTCGGCCGGGGCCTGGGTCACGGTCTCGGCCGGGGCCTCGGTCGGGGCCTCGGCGGACGGCTCCGCGGGCGCGACGGACGCGTCCACGGCCGGGGTCTCGACGGCGGCGTCCGCGGTCGGGGCGCCGGCGGGGCGGCTCGCGCCACGGCGGCGACGGCCGGTCGGAGCGGTCTCGGCAGCCGGCTCGGCGGCCGGGGTGTCGGTGGCCGGACCGGTTGCGGTCGGCGGCGTCACGGGGGTGCCGTTGGCGCCCCCGGAGACCGGGGCCTCCAGCGGCGCGGACGACGGGGTCTCCTCGGTCCGGGGGGCCGGCGCGGCGGCGGCGCCGTCGGACCCGCCCACCTGCCGCTCGGAGATGGCGGCGACGAGGTCGCTCTTGCGCATCTTCCCGGTGCCCGGGATGCCGAGTTCGCCGGCCAGGCGCTGCAGCTCGGGCAGCAGCATCCCGGACAGCCCGCTGCCACGGCGGCGGGAACGGGGAGCCGTCCCGGCGGCGGCAGCTGCCTCGTCGGACGGGGCGGTGCTCGCGCCGTCGATGAGGTCGGTGGTCTCGCTCACGTACAGGTCCTTCCCTGCGGTGACCTGCGCCTACCAGCGCAGGAGGTGACCCGCTCCCGCACGGCGCGAGCCCGGAGTTGGACTCGGCGCGGTGATCAGGAGTGGCGGGTCTGTGGATGCGAGGCGGTCCAGCGGCGACGGATCGCGGCGAACTCCCCGCGTGAGGCCAGCCCGGGGGCGGCTACGGAAGCCAGCCTAGACACAGGCCGACATCGTCCACAACACAGTCCCTCGCAGGTGTGTTCCGGACGGTCAGAACGATACAGGATCGTGATCAGCACCCAGCGGGACGACGACCGCGCCGGTGTGGTCGACCCGCAGCGGCCGGCACTCCCAGCCCTCGGGCGTGTGCCGCCGCAGCGCCCTGACCTCGGCGGCCGAGCCCGGGTCGCCGACGTGCTCGTCGTGATCGAGGACGGCGAGCGTCAGGACGCACGGCCCCGCGCCGGAGACGACGGCGGCGTGCCCGTCGGCCCGCAGGGCGGCCAGCAGCGCGGCGCTCTCCGGCATCGCCGGCGCCCGCTGCGCCTGGTGCAGCCGGTCCTCGGTGCCCTCGAACAGCAGCGCGGGCTCACGGGTCAGCGCGTGCACGAGCAGCGCCGAGCGCCCGGCGGCGTGCGCGGCGTCGGCGTGCGGCACGACCCCGGGGAGCAGCCCGCGCGCCACGTGCGTGGACAGCGTCCCGCTCGGCACGAACAGCACCGGGGCCACCCGGGGGTCGACGGTGAGCCGTTCGGCCCGCGCGCCCGACGACGTCGTCCAGGACAGCGTCGCCCCGCCCAGCAGGCAGGGCGCGACGTTGTCCGGGTGGCCCTCGATCTCCGAGCACAGCCGCAGCACCGCCGCGTCGTCGACGCCGGCGACGTCCGGGCACAGCGACCAGGCCGCCAGCACGCCGGCGGTCACCGCGGCGGCCGACGAGCCCATCCCCCGGCCCTGCGGGATCCCGTTCCGGGCCGACAGCCGCAGGCCGGCCGGCGTCCAGCCCAGCTCGGCGCAGGCCGCCCGGAACGCCTGCACGACCAGGTGCCGCTCGTCGGTCGGCAGCTCACCGGCCCCGGCACCGGTGACCGCGACGTCCAGGCCGCCGTCGGTCACCTCGACGTCGACGGAGTCCCAGCAGGACAGCGCCAGCCCGGCGCAGTCGAACGCCGGACCGAGGTTGGCACTGGTCGCCGGCACCCGGACGCGGACGGCTCGGGTCACTCAGAGGCCCAGCTGCGCGGCGGCCGCGGCGGAGTCCACCGGGATGGTGACCGGCGCCGGGGCGCCGGAGATCGCCCACTCGGGGTCCTTGAGGCCGTTGCCGGTGACGGTGCAGACCACCCGCTGGCCGCGCTCGAGCCCGCCGGCCTCGGCGACCTGCAGCAGCCCGGCGACCGACGCCGCGGACGCCGGCTCGACGAAGACGGCCTCGGTGCGGGCGAGCAGCCGGTAGGCGGCGAGGATCGCTCGGTCGGTGACCGCGTCGATCCGGCCGCCGGAGTCGTCCCGGGCGGCCAGCGCCTTGGTCCAGGACGCCGGGTTCCCGATCCGGATGGCGGTGGCGATCGTCTCCGGGTGCGGGACGACCTTGCCGGACACGATCGGCGCGGCACCGGCGGCCTGGAAGCCCCACATCCGCGGCGTGCGCGTGGCCGGGCCGTCCGCGGCGTACTCGCGGTAGCCCTGCCAGTAGGCGGTGATGTTGCCGGCGTTGCCGACCGGCAGGCAGTGCACGTCGGGGGCGTCGCCGAGGACGTCGACGATCTCGAACGACGCCGTCTTCTGCCCCTCGATGCGGTACTGGTTCACGCTGTTGACCAGGCTCACCGGGTAGTCGATGGCGAGCTTGCTGGCCAGCGCGAGGCAGTCGTCGAAGTTGCCCTCGACCTGCAGCAGCTTGGCGCCGTGCACCAGCGCCTGGGCGAGCTTGCCGGTGGCGATCTTCCCCTGCGGCACCAGCACGGCGCAGACCAGCCCGGCCCGGGCCGCGTACGCCGCGGCGCTGGCGCTGGTGTTGCCGGTGGACGCGCAGATCACCGCCTGCGCGCCCTCCTCCACGGCCTTGGTGATGGCCATGGTCATGCCGCGGTCCTTGAACGAGCCGGTCGGGTTCGCGCCCTCGACCTTGAGGTACACCTCGCAGCCGGTGCGGCGGGACAGCTCCGGTGCGGGCACCAGCGGGGTCGCGCCCTCCTGCAGCGTGACCACCGGCGTCGAGGCGCTCACCGGCAGCCGGTCCCGGTAGGCCTCGATCAGGCCAGGCCAGTACGGCGAGACGGCACCTCGCAGGGTGTGTGCTCCGGTCATGACAGCCCCTCCCGGCACGGTCGTCGGGCCGGGGTCGGCAGGCGGCCCGGCACAGCGTCGCGAATCCTACGGGCGACGGTGCGCCGCCCAGCCGCGGTCAGGCCAGGCCCTCGACCCGCAGCACGCTGGTCACGGCCCGGACGGCGTCCATCTCCCGCAGCCGGGCCACCGTCGCCGACAGCGCGGCGTCCGGTGCCCGGTGGGTGACGATGACCAAGGTGGCGGCCTCGCCGTGCCCGTCCTGGCGGACGGTGGCGATGCTGACGCCGTGGGCGGCGAACTCGTGCGCGACGGTCGCCAGCACGCCCGGCTTGTCGGCGACGTCGAGGCTCACGTGGTACCGGGTCGGGGTGTCGGCCATCGACCGGACGGTGAGCCCGGCGTAGCCCGTCGTCCCCGGGCCGGCCGCGCCGCTCACCCGGTTGCGGGCCACCGCCACCAGGTCGCCCAGCACGGCGCTGGCGGTGGGCTCGCCGCCGGCTCCGCGGCCGTAGAACATCAGCTCACCGGCGGCCTCGGCCTCGACGAACACGGCGTTGAACGCGCCGCCGACCGAGGCCAGCGGGTGGGTGGTCGGGATCATCGCCGGGTGCACCCGCACGGCCACCCCGTCGTCGGCACCGTCGGCCCCGGCGACGCGCTCGCAGATGGCCAGCAGCTTCACCGTGCAGCCGATCTCCGCCGCGCGGGCCACGTCGGTGGCCGAGACCGCGGAGATGCCCTCGCGGTACACGTCGGCCGCGGTGACCGGGGTGTGGAACGCCAGCGAGGCGAGGATCGCGGCCTTGGCGGCGGCGTCGAAGCCGTCGACGTCGGCGGTCGGGTCGGCCTCGGCGTAGCCGAGCTCGGTCGCCTCCGCCAGCGCCTCGCCGAAGCCGGCACCGGTCTCGGCCATCCGGGACAGGATGTAGTTGGTCGTGCCGTTGACGATGCCGACGACGCGGCGGAGCTGGTCGCCGGCGAGCGACTCGCGCAGCGGCCGCAGCAGCGGGATGGCGCCGGCGACGGCGGCCTCGTAGTACAGGTCGACCCCGGCCTGCCCGGCCGCGGCGTGCAGCGCGACGCCGTCCTCGGCCAGCAGCGCCTTGTTGGCGCTGACCACGGACTTCCCGGCGCCGATGGCGGCGAGCAGCAGGCTGCGGGCCGGCTCGATGCCGCCGATGACCTCGACCACCAGGTCGACGTCGGGCCGGGTGACCAGCCCGTGCGCGTCGGTGGTGAGCAGTTCGGCGGGCACCTCGGGGTGGTGGTCGGGACGGCGGACGGCGACCCCGGCCACCTCGACCCGCCGGCCGATCCGGGCGGCGAGGTCGTCGGACTGCTCGGTCAGCAGCCGCAGCACGGCACCGCCGACCGTGCCGCAGCCGAGCAGGGCGACCTTCAGGGAGTCGCTCACGAGGTGGCTCCGACCGCGGGCTGGGAGGGCGCCACCGACGGCGCGGGGACGTCGGCGAGGACAGCGTCGAGGGCGAACACGTCGGACAGTGTCTGCCGCCGCACGATCTCGGTGGCCACCCCGTCCCGGACGGCGACCACCGGGGGCTTCAACAGGTAGTTGTAGTTGCTCGCCATCGACCAGCAGTAGGCGCCGGTGGCGGCCACCGCGAGCAGGTCACCGGGGACGACGTCGGCGGGCAGCCACAGGTCGCGGACCAGCACGTCGCCGCTCTCGCAGTGCTTGCCCACCACCCGGCACAGCGCCGGCGGGGCGTCGGAGCTGCGGTTGGCCAGCACGCAGGTGTAGCTGGCGTCGTAGAGGGCGGTGCGGATGTTGTCGCTCATCCCGCCGTCGACCGACACGTAGTTGCGCACCAGCGGGGCGCCGGGGGTGCCGCCGGCACCGAGCCGGACCGGCTTGATGGTGCCGATCTCGTACAGCGTCACCGTGCCGGGCCCGGCGATGGCCCGGCCGGGCTCGACCGCCAGCCGCGGCACCGGCAGGCCGAGTGCCGCGCACTCGGCGGCCACCACCGAGCGCAGCCGGGTGGCGACGTCGGCGGGGGTGACCGGGTCGTCCTCGGCGAGGTAGGCGATGCCGAAGCCACCGCCGAGGTTGAGCTCGCCGAGCAGCTCGCCGGTGGCCTGGTGGACCTGGCCGAGCAGCCCGACCACCCGGTGCGCGGCGGCCTCGAAGCCGGCGGTGTCGAAGATCTGCGAGCCGATGTGGCTGTGCAGGCCGGTCAGCTGCAGCGCCGGCTCCCGGATCACCCGCACCGCCGCGGTCAGCGCGTCGCCGGTGGCCAGCGAGAAGCCGAACTTCTGGTCCTCGTGGGCGGTGGCGATGAACTCGTGGGTGTGCGCCTCGATGCCGACCGTCGAGCGGATCAGCACCGGCACCGGCGCACCGCCCGCGGCGACCCGGGCCGCGGCCAGCGGCACCAGCCGGTCGATCTCGTCGAAGGAGTCGAGCACCACGTGGCCGATGCCGGCGTCGACGGCCAGCTGCAGCTCGACCAGGGACTTGTTGTTGCCGTGCAGCGCGATCCGCTCGGCGGGGAAGCCGGCGGCCAGCGCGACGGCGAGCTCGTTGCCGCTGCAGGCGTCCAGGTGCAGGCCGTCGTCGGCGATCCAGCGGGCGACCTGGCCGCAGAGGAACGCCTTGGACGCGTAGTGCACGTCGGCGTCGGCGAACGCGTCGGCGAAGTCCGCGGCCCGGCTGCGGAAGTCGGCCTCGTCCAGCACGAACAGCGGGGTGCCGTGCTCCCGGGCCAGCTCGGTGACCGGCCGGCCGGCCAGGTGCAGCTCGCCGTCGACCCGGCGGGCCGACCGCGGCCAGACCGCGGGGTCGAGCGCGCCGAGGTCGGCCGGGGCGGGGCCGGCCGCGGGCGGCGGGGCGATGTTGCCGTGCAGCGGACCGGCCGGGTGCGCCCTCACATCCGCTCCGGGGCGTGCACGCCGAGGACGTCCAGGCCGTTGCGCAGGACCGTTGCGGTCGCCGCGCACAGCCAGAGCCGGGCCGTGGTCAACGGGGTCGCCTCCTCGTCGCCGCGCGGCAGCACCCGGCAGGCGTCGTAGAAGCGGTGGTAGGTGCCGGCCAGCTCCTCCAGGTAGCGGGCCACCCGGTGCGGGGCGCGCAGCTCGGCGGCGGAGGCGACGACCCGGGGGAACTCGCCGACCGCCCGCAGCAGGTCGCTCTCGCGCTGCTCCGCCAGCAGCGAGGTGTCGACGTCGCCGGCCTCGCCCAGCACCAGCCCCAGGTCCGCCGCACCGCGCAGCAGCGAGGAGATCCGGGCGTGCGCGTACTGGACGTAGAAGACCGGGTTGTCGTTGGTCCGCCGGGTCCAGGCGTCCAGGTCCAGGTCGATCTGCTGGTCGACCGAGGCCCGGGCCAGCGCGTACCGGGCCGCGTCGGCGCCGATCGCGTCGACCAGGTCCTCGAGGTTGACCACCGTGCCGGCCCGCTTGCTCATCCGCACCGGCTCGCCGTTGCGGACCAGGTTCACCAGCTGGCCGATGAGGATCTCCAGGTTCACCGCCGGGTCGTCGCCCATCGCCGCGACCAGCGCCTTGTACCGGCCCACGTAGCCGGTGTGGTCGGCCCCGAGCATGATCACGACCCGGTCGAAGCCGCGCTCCCGCTTGTCCAGGTAGTAGGCGCAGTCGGCGGCGAAGTAGGTCGGCTCGCCGTCCCGCTTGACCAGCACCCGGTCCTTGTCGTCGGCGAAGTCCGTCGTCCGCAGCCACACCGCGCCGTCGGCCTCGTACACGTGCCCCTGCTCGCGGAGCCGGGCCACCGCCTTCTCCAGCGCGCCGCTGTCGTGCAGCGTCTTCTCGGAGAAGTAGGTGTCGAAGACCACGCCGAAGCCGGCGAGGCTGCGCTTGATCTCGGCGAACATCAGCTCGACGCCGCGGACCCGGAACCGCTCCTGCTGCTCGTCCTCGGGCAGCTCGAGTACACCCGGCTCGGCGGCGACCACCTCGGCGGCGATGTCGGCGATGTAGTCGCCGGCGTAGCCGTCCTCGGGCACCGGCCGGCCGTGCGCGGCCGCCATGAGGCTCCGGGCGAACCGGTCGATCTGCGCGCCGGCGTCGTTGAAGTAGTACTCCCGGGACACCTGGGCGCCGCTGGCGGTCAGCAGCCGGCCGAGCGCGTCACCGACGGCGGCCCAGCGGGTGCCGCCGATGTGCACCGGGCCGGTCGGGTTCGCCGAGACGAACTCCAGGTTCAGCCGCTGCCCGGCCAGGGTCTCGGTGCGCCCGTACGCCTCCCCCGCGGTGACCGCGCGGACGGCGATCGCGCCGAGCGCGTCCTTGGCCAGGGTGATGTTGAGGAAGCCCGGGCCGGCGACGTCGACACCGGCGATGCCGTCGACCGCGCGCAGCTCGGCGGCGAGCACCTCGGCCACCTCGCGGGGGGGCCGGCCGGCCGCCTTGGCCAGCCGGAGCGCCACGTTGGTGGCGTAGTCGCCGTGCTCGGGGTTCTTCGGCCGGTCGATGACGACCTCGGCGGGGACGTCGACCGCGAGCACGCCGCGTTCCACGGCCGCCGCGAGTGCGGACCGGACGACGTCGCTGAGCTGCTCGGGTGTCACCGATCCAGCGTACTGAGCGGCGCCCACCACATCCCGGCCCGTACCGCCACCCCACCCGCCCCGCCCGCCCCAGAGGGCCACGACCGCCGGGTCCGCACAGCTCGCCGACCTACACTCGCCCCGCCGGCCAGGTGGCCCGGCCCGGTCCGGGGCGCCCCTGCCCCGGTCGCGGAGGTGCAACGAGGAGCGGCAGTGGCCAAGGACCCCAAGCCCGAGAACGGCCGCCCGACGAGCGGCCCGTCCCGTCGGGGGTCCGGCGCCAGCAGGGCGACCGGGCAGCGCCCCGGCCAGGGCGGCCGCACCCGCCCGCCGGCCAACGTGGTCAGCCCGCAGCGGCCGTGGGGGCTGATCGCCGCGGCGGTCGCCGTCGTCGTCTTCGCCGCCGCGGTCATCACCTACGCCGTCGTCCAGGTGAACCGCTCCAACGCCGACAAGGTCACCTCGGCCGACCAGATCGCCGACCTGCGGACCTTCGACTACGCCAGCGGTCAGCAGCACGTCACGACGCCGGTGACCTACACCGAGTCCCCGCCGGTCGGCGGCCCGCACGACCCGGAGTGGGCCGACTGCACCGGCACCGTCTACGACGTCGACATCCGGCACGAGAACGCCGTCCACTCCATGGAGCACGGCGCGACCTGGATCGCCTACGACCCGGACGCCATCAGCGACGACGACCTCTCCACGCTGCAGGACCTGGTCGACGGCCGCTCCGGCCTGCTGCTCTCCCCCTACGCCGGGCTGGGCTCGACGATCAGCCTGCAGTCCTGGAACCACCAGCTGTCGGTGGACTCGGCGACCGACAAGCGGGTGCAGCAGTACGTCGACTTCCTGACCTTCAACGGCGACTTCTACCCCGAGGTCGGCGCCAGCTGCGAGAACCCGACGTTCATCAGCAGCCCGCTGGTCGTCGGTGACAGCAGCCGCGGGGCCACCTCGGCCGCGACCGACGCGCCGACCACCGAGACCCCGGCCACGGACGCACCGACCTCGACCGGCCCGGCCGCCACCGGCACCCCGGCGCCCTGACGGCCACCCCGACCGTGGACGACGCAGCCGTGGACGACGCAGCCGAGGACGGGGTCGAGCGGACCCCCGCCGGGCGCCGGCCGCGGTCGTGGCTCACCGCGCTGCTGGTCACGGTCATCGCCGCGGGGCTGCTGGCGCTGGGCGGCGGGCTGGCGGTGGCGCTCGGCATCGGGCGCACCGACCAGCCGGCCGCGGACTCGGTCGACGCCGGGTTCAGCCGGGACATGTCCCGGCACCACCTGCAGGCCGTGGAGATGGCCAACCTGGCGGCCGGCCGCAGCACCGACCCCGAGGTGCTGCTGCTGGCCTTCGACATCGCCTCGACCCAGACCAACCAGGCCGGCCGCATGCAGGGCTGGCTGACGCTGTGGGGCCTGCCGCTGACCAGCGGCGACACGATGGGCTGGATGGACGACGGGGCGATGGCCGGGCACGACATGTCCGGGATGGCGGCCGCCGACGGCGCGGTCATGCCAGGCATGGCGACCGAGGCCGAGCTGGCCGAGCTCCGCTCGCTGCAGGGCACCCCGTTCGACGTCCGCTTCCTGCAGCTGATGATCCGGCACCACCAGGGCGGGCTGGAGATGGCGGAGTACGGCCGGCAGCACGCCGGTGAGGCGGTCGTGCGCGGCCTGGCCCGGTCGATCGCGGAGACGCAGACGGCCGAGACCACGACGATGGAGCAGATGCTCCGGGCCCGCGGCGGCGCCCCGCTGCCGGCTCCCTGACCCCCCGCCGGCGGAGCAAGCCCGGCTGGTAACGTCTTCCGGGCGCCGAGCACGACAGGCGCCAGCGATGACGAGCCCCCGTAGCTCAGGGGATAGAGCACTGCCCTCCGGAGGCAGGGGCGCAGGTTCGAATCCTGCCGGGGGCACCCACAGCCCAGGCTCGCACCGCACACACCGCCCGCCCGGCCCCTCGGCCGCGGCGGGCGGCGTCGTCTCCGGTCAGCCGGCGTGCACCCGGCCCGCGGTCACCTCGAACCGCCGGGTGGTGTGCACCGCCTCG comes from the Modestobacter italicus genome and includes:
- a CDS encoding homoserine dehydrogenase; translated protein: MSDSLKVALLGCGTVGGAVLRLLTEQSDDLAARIGRRVEVAGVAVRRPDHHPEVPAELLTTDAHGLVTRPDVDLVVEVIGGIEPARSLLLAAIGAGKSVVSANKALLAEDGVALHAAAGQAGVDLYYEAAVAGAIPLLRPLRESLAGDQLRRVVGIVNGTTNYILSRMAETGAGFGEALAEATELGYAEADPTADVDGFDAAAKAAILASLAFHTPVTAADVYREGISAVSATDVARAAEIGCTVKLLAICERVAGADGADDGVAVRVHPAMIPTTHPLASVGGAFNAVFVEAEAAGELMFYGRGAGGEPTASAVLGDLVAVARNRVSGAAGPGTTGYAGLTVRSMADTPTRYHVSLDVADKPGVLATVAHEFAAHGVSIATVRQDGHGEAATLVIVTHRAPDAALSATVARLREMDAVRAVTSVLRVEGLA
- the thrC gene encoding threonine synthase, which translates into the protein MTGAHTLRGAVSPYWPGLIEAYRDRLPVSASTPVVTLQEGATPLVPAPELSRRTGCEVYLKVEGANPTGSFKDRGMTMAITKAVEEGAQAVICASTGNTSASAAAYAARAGLVCAVLVPQGKIATGKLAQALVHGAKLLQVEGNFDDCLALASKLAIDYPVSLVNSVNQYRIEGQKTASFEIVDVLGDAPDVHCLPVGNAGNITAYWQGYREYAADGPATRTPRMWGFQAAGAAPIVSGKVVPHPETIATAIRIGNPASWTKALAARDDSGGRIDAVTDRAILAAYRLLARTEAVFVEPASAASVAGLLQVAEAGGLERGQRVVCTVTGNGLKDPEWAISGAPAPVTIPVDSAAAAAQLGL
- the lysA gene encoding diaminopimelate decarboxylase, whose translation is MRAHPAGPLHGNIAPPPAAGPAPADLGALDPAVWPRSARRVDGELHLAGRPVTELAREHGTPLFVLDEADFRSRAADFADAFADADVHYASKAFLCGQVARWIADDGLHLDACSGNELAVALAAGFPAERIALHGNNKSLVELQLAVDAGIGHVVLDSFDEIDRLVPLAAARVAAGGAPVPVLIRSTVGIEAHTHEFIATAHEDQKFGFSLATGDALTAAVRVIREPALQLTGLHSHIGSQIFDTAGFEAAAHRVVGLLGQVHQATGELLGELNLGGGFGIAYLAEDDPVTPADVATRLRSVVAAECAALGLPVPRLAVEPGRAIAGPGTVTLYEIGTIKPVRLGAGGTPGAPLVRNYVSVDGGMSDNIRTALYDASYTCVLANRSSDAPPALCRVVGKHCESGDVLVRDLWLPADVVPGDLLAVAATGAYCWSMASNYNYLLKPPVVAVRDGVATEIVRRQTLSDVFALDAVLADVPAPSVAPSQPAVGATS
- the thrB gene encoding homoserine kinase encodes the protein MTRAVRVRVPATSANLGPAFDCAGLALSCWDSVDVEVTDGGLDVAVTGAGAGELPTDERHLVVQAFRAACAELGWTPAGLRLSARNGIPQGRGMGSSAAAVTAGVLAAWSLCPDVAGVDDAAVLRLCSEIEGHPDNVAPCLLGGATLSWTTSSGARAERLTVDPRVAPVLFVPSGTLSTHVARGLLPGVVPHADAAHAAGRSALLVHALTREPALLFEGTEDRLHQAQRAPAMPESAALLAALRADGHAAVVSGAGPCVLTLAVLDHDEHVGDPGSAAEVRALRRHTPEGWECRPLRVDHTGAVVVPLGADHDPVSF